One segment of Eschrichtius robustus isolate mEscRob2 chromosome 3, mEscRob2.pri, whole genome shotgun sequence DNA contains the following:
- the CRNN gene encoding LOW QUALITY PROTEIN: cornulin (The sequence of the model RefSeq protein was modified relative to this genomic sequence to represent the inferred CDS: inserted 2 bases in 2 codons; substituted 2 bases at 2 genomic stop codons), translated as MPQLQQNINGSIEAFRCXARMEGESAVLSRGGGERERLLEREFADVIVKPHDPATVDEVLHPLDEDDTGTVEFKEFLVLVFKVAQACFKTLSESPEGACGSQESGSGTPAASQEPGEEQRSGTAVGRAEKRQGHAGRSSTQSEQASRGQGGPGSQTSALLRSVARTGSLESQRQEGASQQMQARGHVEQTQRVREDKSPQTRERRAERQSQTREXDRAHQTSGTVTGTIPQTQTGATQTVEQDRSHQTGSASIQPQEFTCGQTRETETHGQDRHQTSQAVTGGHMQTQGGATQAVEQERSQTASHIGAREQSQTQRQSGSGQRWTQAINYEAGETVLGGQVQTGASTVTGGQDRSSALPLCSVTGGQGASEPTVVKQEWVDDHTRETVIQRQDQGSRHTSVPSAQGQAVAQXEGKXGLTARGLYSYFKSSKP; from the exons ATGCCTCAGTTACAGCAAAACATTAATGGGAGCATCGAAGCTTTCAGGTGCTAGGCCAGGATGGAGGGCGAGTCCGCAGTGCTCAGCCGCGGAGGGGGTGAGCGGGAAAGGCTCCTGGAGCGAGAGTTCGCTGACGTCATCGTG AAACCCCACGATCCGGCCACTGTGGATGAAGTCCTGCACCCGCTGGATGAAGACGACACAGGGACAGTAGAATTCAAGGAATTCTTGGTCTTGGTGTTTAAAGTCGCCCAGGCCTGTTTCAAGACACTGAGTGAGAGTCCTGAGGGAGCGTGTGGCTCTCAGGAGTCTGGAAGCGGCACTCCTGCGGCCTCCCAAGAGCCaggagaagaacagagaagtggcACTGCAGTGGGAAGGGCTGAGAAGAGACAAGGCCATGCGGGGAGAAGCAGCACACAGAGCGAGCAGGCTTCCAGGGGGCAGGGCGGGCCTGGGTCTCAGACATCAGCTCTGCTCAGGTCAGTCGCCAGGACAGGCAGTCTTGAGTCCCAGAGACAGGAGGGAGCCAGCCAGCAGATGCAAGCAAGGGGCCATGTGGAGCAGACCCAGAGAGTGCGAGAAGACAAGAGTCCTCAGACCAGAGAGAGGCGGGCGGAGAGGCAGTCACAGACCAGGG CGGACAGAGCCCACCAGACAAGTGGGACCGTCACTGGAACGATACCTCAGACCCAGACAGGTGCCACCCAGACCGTGGAGCAGGACAGGAGCCATCAGACAGGAAGCGCCAGCATCCAGCCACAGGAGTTCACCTGTGGCCAGACCAGAGAGACTGAGACCCACGGTCAAGACAGGCATCAGACAAGCCAGGCTGTGACAGGAGGACACATGCAGACACAGGGAGGTGCCACCCAGGCcgtggagcaggagaggagccagACTGCAAGCCACATAGGGGCTCGAGAACAGAGCCAGACTCAGAGGCAGTCAGGCAGTGGTCAAAGATGGACACAAGCGATCAACTATGAGGcaggagagacagtgctgggaggACAGGTGCAGACTGGGGCAAGCACTGTGACAGGCGGCCAGGACCGGAGTAGCGCTCTCCCATTGTGCAGTGTGACAGGAGGGCAGGGAGCGAGCGAGCCCACCGTGGTTAAACAGGAGTGGGTTGATGACCACACGAGGGAGACAGTGATCCAAAGGCAGGACCAGGGCAGCCGACACACCAGTGTGCCTTCAGCACAAGGCCAGGCAGTGGCGC CGGAAGGCAAGTGAGGCCTCACAGCCAGGGGGCTGTATTCCTACTTCAAAAGCAGCAAGCCATGA